A genomic stretch from Achromobacter spanius includes:
- a CDS encoding branched-chain amino acid ABC transporter permease, with product MSSVMLSTRSLPASVAQGSQPVSAMRRWSSVIGVAGLLALALLPLAAGGYWTYTLGLCFANAIAIMSVSFLVRYAGEVSIGHGVFVAAGAYTVALMEKYLGVSLLASLPVAAIAGAVLGLAFAFPSRFLSGIYLAVATMALALALPEVLLHFSSVTGGYEGLYVKLDALPGLAKETQRYYLPLAGLVLVALLLRQFRRSRQAMALLLIRTSPHAAESFGVRRSWARLSCMALSGAIAAIAGAMLSFSSSTVSPNSFTLWTSIFLLVGSVVSLYSLAVLGSLLGGLFLTMMPLLLAGAGDWVPILYGSALLIVVLGFNALPAELRARLHGGNP from the coding sequence GTGTCTAGTGTGATGCTATCTACCCGTTCCTTGCCGGCGTCGGTGGCGCAGGGCAGTCAGCCGGTATCCGCGATGCGGCGTTGGTCTTCGGTGATTGGCGTGGCGGGCCTGCTTGCGCTGGCGCTCTTGCCCCTGGCCGCGGGCGGATACTGGACCTACACGCTGGGGCTGTGCTTCGCCAATGCCATCGCGATCATGTCGGTGAGCTTTCTGGTGCGCTATGCCGGCGAGGTCTCCATCGGCCATGGCGTCTTCGTGGCGGCGGGTGCTTACACGGTGGCCTTGATGGAGAAATACCTGGGCGTGTCGCTGTTGGCCAGCCTGCCGGTGGCGGCGATAGCCGGGGCCGTGCTGGGCCTGGCCTTCGCCTTTCCATCGCGCTTTCTGTCGGGCATCTATCTGGCGGTGGCCACGATGGCGCTGGCCCTGGCCTTGCCAGAAGTGCTGCTGCACTTTTCATCGGTGACCGGCGGCTATGAAGGCCTGTACGTGAAGCTGGACGCGCTGCCTGGGCTGGCCAAGGAAACCCAGCGCTACTACCTCCCGCTTGCGGGGCTGGTGTTGGTGGCGCTGCTGCTGCGCCAGTTCCGGCGTTCGCGCCAGGCGATGGCCTTGCTGCTGATCCGCACGTCGCCGCACGCGGCCGAATCGTTCGGCGTGCGCCGCAGTTGGGCGCGGCTGTCATGCATGGCCTTGAGCGGCGCCATTGCCGCCATCGCCGGCGCCATGCTGTCGTTCAGCTCTTCCACGGTGTCGCCCAACAGCTTCACCCTATGGACGTCGATCTTCCTGCTGGTCGGGTCGGTGGTCAGCCTGTATTCGCTGGCGGTACTGGGCAGTTTGCTGGGCGGTCTGTTCCTGACGATGATGCCCTTGCTGCTGGCGGGGGCGGGCGACTGGGTACCGATTCTGTATGGTTCCGCGCTGCTGATCGTGGTGCTGGGATTCAATGCCTTGCCCGCCGAGCTGCGCGCCCGACTGCACGGAGGCAATCCATGA
- a CDS encoding Bug family tripartite tricarboxylate transporter substrate binding protein, whose product MPTALAASWPDKPIRIIVPYAPGQGADVLARLLSQDLAKRLNQPIVVENRAGAGGNIGSAAAARAANDGYTFLLGTNATNAANEFLYANQGYDPTADFTGVAMIGLLPMVICTSAADLPANSVGELIQRARARPDTLNVGLPSTTAQVVFAEFVKSAQAPLFAVKYKASSQSLTDAMGGQIPLVIDTVTAARPHLASGKLRAVGITSLKASDMLPGVQPVSEQGVPGFDVVAWDALFAPHGTPAPIIRQMSEQIRLVLEQPEMRRKMLDIGVEPLVMPPAQLNAFVNDERQKWGAIIKAAGIRIE is encoded by the coding sequence ATGCCCACAGCCCTGGCCGCAAGCTGGCCCGACAAGCCCATCCGCATCATCGTGCCGTATGCGCCGGGGCAGGGCGCCGACGTGCTGGCGCGCCTGTTGTCGCAAGACCTGGCCAAGCGCTTGAATCAACCCATCGTGGTCGAGAACCGCGCAGGGGCGGGCGGCAACATCGGGTCGGCCGCCGCCGCGCGCGCCGCCAACGACGGCTACACCTTCTTGCTGGGCACCAACGCCACGAACGCGGCCAACGAATTTCTGTATGCCAACCAGGGCTACGACCCCACCGCCGACTTCACCGGCGTGGCCATGATCGGTTTGCTGCCCATGGTGATCTGCACATCCGCCGCCGACCTGCCCGCCAATAGCGTGGGCGAACTGATCCAGCGCGCCCGCGCCCGACCCGACACGCTGAACGTCGGCTTGCCCAGCACCACGGCGCAGGTGGTGTTCGCGGAGTTCGTGAAATCGGCGCAAGCGCCGCTGTTCGCGGTGAAGTACAAGGCCTCAAGCCAATCATTGACCGACGCCATGGGCGGGCAGATTCCGTTGGTGATCGACACCGTTACCGCCGCGCGTCCGCATCTGGCCAGCGGCAAATTGCGCGCCGTGGGCATCACGTCGCTCAAGGCCAGCGACATGCTGCCCGGCGTGCAGCCGGTGTCCGAGCAGGGCGTGCCCGGCTTCGACGTTGTGGCCTGGGACGCCTTGTTCGCCCCGCACGGCACACCCGCGCCGATCATCCGACAAATGAGCGAACAGATCCGCCTGGTGCTGGAGCAACCCGAGATGCGCCGCAAGATGCTGGACATCGGCGTCGAACCCTTGGTGATGCCGCCCGCGCAGTTGAATGCCTTCGTCAACGATGAGCGCCAGAAGTGGGGCGCCATCATCAAGGCGGCTGGCATCCGCATTGAATGA
- a CDS encoding SMP-30/gluconolactonase/LRE family protein, giving the protein MKQLKLQGEVMATGLAFPEGPVAMPDGSVLVVEIAGGRLTRVLPNGELRKVADLGGGPNGAALGPDGHCYVCNNGGFSWRTDDGFTRPTGPAEDYDGGCIQRVDVETGAVQTLYTHCDGIPLHGPNDIVFDAHGGFWFTDFGKTFEDKMLRGAVYYARLDGSGIRRAAHPVLTPNGVGLSPDGSRLYVSETETSRLWSYPIPDAASAPGHLQLAAWPSPNGGQLVHGLPGFQRFDSLAVEEGGNVCVATLVRGGISVFSADGEALEFHEAPEGYCTNICFGGSDRRTAYITLSGHGQLFAARWPRAGLALNG; this is encoded by the coding sequence ATGAAGCAACTGAAGCTGCAAGGCGAAGTCATGGCGACCGGGCTGGCGTTTCCCGAAGGGCCGGTTGCGATGCCCGACGGCAGCGTGCTGGTCGTTGAGATCGCGGGCGGGCGGCTGACCCGCGTGTTGCCCAACGGTGAACTGCGCAAGGTGGCGGACCTGGGCGGCGGCCCCAATGGCGCGGCGCTGGGGCCGGACGGGCACTGCTATGTCTGCAACAACGGCGGCTTCAGTTGGCGTACCGATGACGGCTTCACGCGGCCCACCGGCCCCGCTGAGGATTACGACGGCGGCTGCATCCAGCGCGTGGATGTGGAAACTGGCGCGGTCCAGACGCTATACACCCATTGCGACGGCATCCCGCTGCATGGCCCCAACGACATCGTGTTCGATGCGCATGGCGGCTTCTGGTTCACGGACTTTGGCAAGACCTTCGAAGACAAGATGCTGCGCGGCGCCGTCTATTACGCGCGGCTTGATGGCAGCGGCATCCGCCGTGCCGCGCATCCGGTGCTGACGCCCAACGGCGTGGGCCTGTCGCCGGACGGCAGCCGGCTGTATGTGTCCGAAACCGAGACCAGCCGGCTGTGGTCGTATCCCATTCCCGACGCTGCGTCGGCGCCTGGCCACTTGCAACTGGCGGCCTGGCCGTCACCCAACGGCGGGCAACTGGTGCACGGCTTGCCCGGCTTTCAGCGCTTTGACTCCCTGGCGGTGGAAGAGGGCGGCAATGTCTGCGTGGCCACCTTGGTGCGGGGCGGCATCAGCGTGTTTTCGGCCGATGGCGAAGCGCTGGAATTCCACGAAGCGCCCGAAGGCTATTGCACCAATATCTGCTTTGGCGGCAGCGACCGGCGCACGGCGTACATCACGCTGTCGGGCCATGGCCAACTCTTTGCGGCGCGCTGGCCGCGTGCCGGCCTGGCGCTGAACGGCTGA
- a CDS encoding cysteine hydrolase, whose translation MKDAIYLVLDMENDLVHADGPNGRAAYGEQVRSRAILENTRHALDKARAAGLHIGFVRVGFSPDYRECPPHSPIFSGARKNGIFKLGEWGTQVHPDLGQQPGDFDIIKHRVSPFYSTTLEAVLRAHGIKRIYCSGISTNAVVQATVREGHDRDYDMVVLEDCCCGLSTEEHDNAIKSLQRFCRLTNSKDVVFE comes from the coding sequence ATGAAGGACGCCATCTACCTAGTGCTGGACATGGAAAATGATCTGGTCCACGCAGACGGCCCCAACGGCCGCGCCGCCTACGGAGAGCAGGTGCGCAGCCGCGCCATCCTGGAAAACACCCGCCACGCGCTGGACAAGGCCCGCGCCGCCGGCCTGCACATCGGCTTCGTGCGCGTGGGCTTTTCGCCCGACTACCGCGAATGCCCGCCCCATTCCCCCATTTTCTCGGGTGCGCGCAAGAACGGCATCTTCAAGCTGGGCGAGTGGGGCACGCAGGTGCATCCCGACCTGGGGCAACAGCCGGGCGACTTCGACATCATCAAACACCGCGTCAGCCCCTTCTACAGCACCACGCTGGAAGCCGTCTTGCGCGCGCACGGCATCAAGCGGATTTACTGCTCGGGCATTTCCACCAACGCCGTCGTGCAGGCTACCGTGCGCGAAGGGCATGACCGCGATTACGACATGGTGGTGCTGGAAGACTGCTGCTGCGGCCTGAGCACCGAAGAGCACGACAACGCCATCAAAAGCCTGCAACGCTTCTGCAGGCTCACCAATTCCAAAGATGTGGTTTTCGAATGA
- a CDS encoding CaiB/BaiF CoA transferase family protein, producing the protein MSQVQARSPQTDRLRAPLAGVRIADFTIHAAGPFCTHLLSQLGAECIKIESATRPDAFRKPHAVYGRMSAATFDQVSANKLSVRLNLKQPEAVALAKRIVALSDVAAESFRPGVMQRLGLNFDALREAKPDLVLLSLSSCGQSGPDSHFAGYAPLFGAWGGLGWMSGYRDGPPVEMRHVMDHAAGVHAALATLAALHQRRRTGLAQHVDLAAREVASAMIGDALVLASLGITPERPGNADLAMAPHGVYPTSQPDRWLTLAIRNDAEWQALVRTLGQGESEGNSSSNRSGNGAGYARYATATLRRQHSQELDDTLTRWLSTCNADATAERLQQAGVCAHVSWTMQDVASDPHLSARGAVTSVQAPDIPARLAVGAPARFSGADQVGIRRLTPALGQDEDYVFGELLGLGAQQRADLERREVIL; encoded by the coding sequence ATGAGTCAGGTCCAGGCACGTTCCCCGCAGACCGATCGCCTGCGCGCGCCGCTGGCCGGCGTGCGCATCGCGGACTTCACCATTCACGCAGCCGGCCCGTTCTGCACGCACCTGCTGTCTCAACTGGGCGCCGAGTGCATCAAGATAGAAAGCGCCACCCGGCCCGATGCGTTTCGCAAGCCGCATGCGGTCTATGGCCGCATGTCAGCCGCCACGTTTGATCAGGTGTCGGCCAACAAACTTTCTGTGCGGCTGAACCTGAAGCAGCCCGAAGCCGTGGCGCTGGCCAAGCGCATCGTTGCTCTTTCGGACGTGGCCGCCGAAAGCTTCCGTCCGGGCGTGATGCAGCGCCTGGGCCTGAACTTTGACGCGCTGCGCGAGGCCAAGCCTGACCTCGTCCTGCTGTCCCTGTCGTCCTGCGGCCAAAGCGGCCCCGACTCGCACTTCGCGGGCTACGCACCGCTCTTTGGCGCGTGGGGCGGCTTGGGCTGGATGAGCGGATACCGCGACGGCCCGCCCGTAGAAATGCGCCACGTCATGGACCACGCGGCCGGCGTGCACGCGGCGCTTGCCACGCTGGCCGCTTTGCACCAGCGCCGCCGCACGGGCCTGGCCCAGCATGTCGACCTGGCCGCGCGTGAAGTGGCCTCCGCCATGATCGGCGACGCGCTGGTGCTGGCCAGCCTGGGCATCACCCCCGAACGCCCGGGCAATGCAGACCTGGCCATGGCGCCGCACGGCGTGTATCCCACATCGCAGCCCGACCGCTGGCTGACACTGGCCATCCGCAACGACGCCGAATGGCAGGCATTGGTACGCACGTTGGGGCAGGGCGAGAGCGAGGGCAATAGCAGCAGCAACAGGAGCGGCAACGGCGCCGGATATGCCCGCTACGCCACTGCCACACTGCGTCGGCAGCACAGCCAGGAACTGGACGACACGCTGACACGGTGGCTGTCGACCTGCAACGCGGACGCCACCGCCGAACGCTTGCAGCAGGCCGGCGTTTGCGCCCACGTGTCGTGGACCATGCAGGACGTGGCGTCCGACCCGCACCTGAGCGCGCGCGGTGCCGTCACCAGCGTGCAAGCGCCAGACATCCCCGCCCGTTTGGCGGTTGGCGCACCCGCCCGCTTCAGTGGGGCGGACCAGGTCGGCATCCGGCGCTTGACCCCCGCCCTGGGCCAGGACGAGGATTATGTTTTCGGTGAACTGCTGGGGCTTGGTGCACAGCAGCGCGCCGACCTGGAAAGGCGCGAGGTCATTCTTTAA
- a CDS encoding FAS1-like dehydratase domain-containing protein, whose protein sequence is MNLPQSDVGNAPAEGLITDEAIAAARAMIGLHLRPEGPYLQDATADTLRNWCNGIGDLNPLYRDAGYAAGTRYGTLLGHPMFPMAFGWLGRTRWGLPGVHGFYAGNDWELFRHVRPGDRITAIERVVGVEEKESKFSGRLVLQYVEASYYNQRGELVARALGTCTRHERKAARDTGKYKEIVQHEYADEERDRIDQMVLDEPKNIRGANVRYWEEVQEGEELPTIARGPLSLMDTMGFLVGCGRGHTHGVVLQAAVKHPGHFFRNPEAGGGVEYTGIGHHRESVAKEVGVPGTYDYGPQRSSWMCSLVTNWMGDAGVIKRVRTEMRRFNIMGDTTFCKGKVLRKYVKDNVGLVDIELAAENQRGELTTPGIATVALPSRDVRLPAFLDGSGVDLELPVTR, encoded by the coding sequence ATGAACCTTCCCCAATCCGATGTCGGCAACGCCCCCGCCGAAGGCCTGATCACCGACGAAGCCATCGCCGCCGCGCGCGCCATGATCGGCTTGCACCTGCGCCCCGAAGGGCCGTACCTGCAAGACGCCACGGCCGACACCTTGCGCAACTGGTGCAACGGCATTGGCGACCTGAACCCGCTGTATCGCGATGCGGGCTACGCAGCGGGCACGCGCTACGGCACCTTGCTGGGCCACCCCATGTTCCCGATGGCATTCGGCTGGTTGGGCCGCACCCGCTGGGGCCTGCCGGGCGTGCATGGCTTCTATGCCGGCAACGACTGGGAACTGTTCCGCCACGTGCGCCCCGGCGACCGCATCACCGCCATCGAACGGGTAGTGGGCGTAGAGGAAAAAGAAAGCAAGTTCTCGGGCCGCCTGGTGCTGCAATACGTCGAGGCCAGTTACTACAACCAGCGCGGTGAACTGGTTGCCCGCGCCCTGGGCACGTGCACGCGCCATGAACGCAAGGCGGCACGCGACACCGGCAAGTACAAGGAAATCGTCCAGCACGAATACGCCGACGAAGAGCGCGACCGCATCGACCAGATGGTGCTGGACGAGCCGAAGAACATCCGTGGCGCCAACGTGCGCTATTGGGAGGAAGTGCAGGAAGGCGAAGAACTGCCCACCATTGCTCGCGGCCCCTTGTCGCTGATGGACACGATGGGTTTCCTGGTGGGATGCGGACGCGGCCACACGCACGGCGTGGTGTTGCAGGCGGCGGTGAAGCACCCGGGCCACTTCTTCCGCAATCCGGAAGCGGGCGGCGGCGTGGAATACACCGGCATCGGCCATCACCGCGAATCGGTCGCGAAGGAAGTGGGCGTGCCGGGCACCTATGACTACGGCCCGCAACGCTCGTCGTGGATGTGCTCGCTGGTGACCAACTGGATGGGCGACGCCGGCGTCATCAAGCGCGTGCGCACCGAAATGCGGCGCTTCAACATCATGGGTGACACCACGTTCTGCAAGGGCAAGGTGCTGCGCAAGTACGTCAAGGACAACGTCGGCCTGGTCGACATTGAACTGGCCGCCGAGAACCAGCGCGGCGAACTGACCACGCCGGGGATCGCCACGGTGGCGCTGCCGTCGCGCGACGTGCGCCTGCCGGCCTTCCTGGATGGCTCGGGCGTGGACCTTGAATTGCCCGTGACGCGTTGA
- a CDS encoding ABC transporter ATP-binding protein, with protein sequence MNDTPASLLEVEGLTVRYGAGPVVHGIDLSVGAATVVALLGANGAGKSSTLRAIAGLEPAQGRIRLDGQDISGLSAAQRFRRGIVYVPEGRAIVTDLTVAENLILGSYFVDARTRARREQMVMDFFPEIAGRRNAPAGLLSGGEQQMLAIGRGLMSGPRLLLLDEPSLGLAPLLVARVYERLAVIQREQQLAALLVEQSFHVAAKLAVHAWVLRHGHIVGTLDEQALRSREGRQQAIDAYLGARQTAQAAAQTPSQSPSQTHPA encoded by the coding sequence ATGAATGACACGCCGGCAAGCTTGCTTGAGGTCGAAGGCCTGACGGTGCGCTACGGCGCGGGCCCGGTGGTGCATGGCATCGACCTGTCCGTCGGGGCGGCCACCGTGGTCGCCTTGCTGGGCGCCAACGGCGCGGGCAAATCCAGCACGCTGCGCGCCATCGCGGGCCTTGAGCCGGCGCAAGGCCGCATCCGGCTGGACGGGCAGGACATCTCGGGTCTGTCCGCCGCGCAGCGTTTTCGGCGGGGCATCGTGTATGTGCCGGAAGGGCGCGCCATCGTTACGGACCTGACCGTGGCGGAAAACCTGATCCTGGGTTCGTACTTCGTGGACGCCCGCACCCGGGCGCGCCGCGAACAGATGGTGATGGATTTCTTTCCCGAAATCGCCGGACGGCGCAATGCGCCCGCCGGCCTGCTCAGCGGCGGCGAACAGCAGATGCTGGCGATTGGTCGTGGGCTGATGTCCGGCCCACGCCTGCTGTTACTGGACGAGCCGTCGCTGGGCCTGGCGCCTTTGTTGGTGGCGCGGGTATACGAACGGCTGGCCGTGATCCAGCGCGAACAACAACTTGCTGCCTTGCTGGTCGAGCAGAGTTTCCATGTGGCGGCCAAGTTGGCCGTGCACGCATGGGTGCTGCGCCACGGCCATATCGTGGGCACGCTGGACGAACAGGCGCTACGCAGCCGCGAAGGCCGGCAACAAGCCATCGACGCTTACCTGGGCGCGCGCCAGACCGCGCAAGCGGCGGCCCAAACCCCATCGCAAAGCCCGTCGCAAACCCACCCCGCATAG
- a CDS encoding HpcH/HpaI aldolase/citrate lyase family protein — protein sequence MNAPPRSLLFVPGDRPDRYARAASSGAHAVILDLEDAVAPAAKAQARIDVAAWLAQGGQAIVRINAADTDWYQDDLQAVRAAPGVGVMLPKADANTVAHTLLALPGRPIIALLETVRGYMDLHAVARQAGVERIAFGSVDFAVDSGIADEADAMTAIRTDIVLASRHADLAPPIDGVSLEFNDADQMLADARRARQLGFGGKLCIHPRQIAAVNAAYLPTADEQAWARRVLAAFDASHGAATALDGKMIDKPVVERARRIAAESQGAAMA from the coding sequence GTGAACGCTCCCCCGCGCAGTCTCTTGTTTGTACCGGGTGACCGCCCGGACCGTTACGCCCGCGCCGCGTCCAGTGGCGCGCATGCGGTCATCCTGGACCTGGAAGACGCCGTCGCGCCCGCCGCCAAGGCACAAGCGCGCATCGACGTGGCCGCCTGGCTGGCCCAAGGCGGCCAGGCCATCGTCCGCATCAACGCCGCCGACACCGACTGGTATCAGGACGATCTGCAAGCCGTTCGCGCCGCGCCCGGCGTAGGCGTCATGCTGCCCAAGGCCGACGCCAACACGGTGGCGCACACCTTGCTGGCCTTGCCGGGCAGGCCCATCATCGCCTTGCTGGAGACGGTGCGCGGCTATATGGACCTGCACGCCGTGGCGCGGCAAGCGGGCGTTGAACGCATCGCCTTTGGCAGCGTGGACTTTGCCGTGGACAGCGGCATCGCCGACGAGGCCGACGCCATGACCGCCATCCGTACCGACATCGTGCTGGCCTCCCGGCATGCCGACCTGGCCCCGCCCATCGATGGCGTCAGCCTGGAATTCAACGACGCCGACCAGATGCTGGCCGATGCGCGGCGCGCGCGGCAGCTTGGGTTCGGCGGCAAGCTGTGCATCCACCCGCGCCAGATCGCCGCCGTCAATGCCGCCTATTTGCCCACCGCCGACGAACAAGCCTGGGCCCGGCGCGTGCTGGCCGCCTTCGACGCCAGCCACGGCGCCGCCACCGCCCTGGACGGAAAAATGATCGACAAACCCGTCGTCGAACGCGCGCGCCGTATCGCCGCGGAATCCCAGGGTGCCGCCATGGCTTAA
- a CDS encoding CaiB/BaiF CoA transferase family protein, giving the protein MQSYEPQHTTTLPLSGCRVLERSNTVAAAYAGRMLAVMGAQVVMLEPPGGSRLRQAPPLIDDSDESALFAYLAVGKRSLQADLTQAEGRELLTRELAGADILIDDTPVQARASQGLSPEQISRDWPDLVHVSVLPFGATGPKADWDGEEVNLLHAGGEGFLLPNGLSHELFPDRPPLKIYGHFGGYQGGAMAALCALSAWWAVPSGGGQYVDVSVQDAVLSVGAFALQRLGDGSLEHRASRRFRYGGVFEAQDGYIELLTLEDRQWRSLVQLLGQPSWAADPGLLDPLERSRRGDEINGHIREWMARHTVEDIVRRAQELGVPAAKYRLPAEVIEGEQERARGLFAPAVLASGREAEILVAPFQFRCTPLPRAGTVPALNEMAQEATA; this is encoded by the coding sequence ATGCAGTCCTACGAACCGCAACACACCACCACGCTGCCCTTGTCCGGCTGCCGGGTTCTGGAGCGCTCGAACACGGTCGCGGCCGCCTATGCCGGACGAATGCTTGCCGTGATGGGCGCGCAAGTCGTCATGCTGGAACCGCCCGGCGGGTCGCGGCTGCGGCAGGCGCCGCCGCTGATCGATGACAGCGATGAGAGTGCGCTGTTCGCCTATCTGGCCGTGGGCAAGCGCAGCCTGCAAGCCGATTTGACGCAGGCCGAAGGCCGCGAATTGCTGACGCGCGAACTGGCCGGGGCAGACATCCTCATCGACGACACGCCCGTGCAAGCGCGCGCATCCCAGGGCTTGTCGCCCGAGCAGATCTCCCGCGACTGGCCCGACCTGGTCCACGTCAGCGTGCTGCCGTTTGGCGCAACTGGGCCCAAAGCCGATTGGGACGGCGAAGAGGTCAATCTGCTGCACGCGGGTGGCGAAGGCTTCCTGCTGCCCAATGGCTTGTCGCACGAGCTGTTTCCCGATCGGCCACCCTTGAAAATCTACGGCCACTTCGGCGGCTACCAGGGCGGCGCGATGGCCGCGTTGTGTGCGCTGTCGGCGTGGTGGGCCGTGCCGTCCGGCGGCGGTCAATACGTGGATGTGTCGGTGCAAGACGCGGTCCTCTCCGTGGGCGCGTTCGCCTTGCAACGCCTGGGCGACGGGTCGTTGGAACACCGCGCAAGCCGCCGCTTCCGCTACGGGGGCGTGTTTGAAGCGCAAGACGGCTACATCGAATTGCTGACCCTGGAAGACCGACAGTGGCGGTCGTTGGTGCAACTGCTGGGTCAACCGTCCTGGGCGGCTGACCCGGGCCTGCTCGATCCCCTGGAACGCAGCCGTCGCGGCGATGAAATCAACGGCCATATCCGTGAGTGGATGGCGCGCCACACGGTCGAAGACATCGTCCGGCGCGCGCAGGAATTGGGCGTGCCCGCCGCTAAATACCGCTTGCCCGCTGAAGTAATAGAAGGCGAACAGGAACGCGCACGCGGCCTCTTTGCTCCCGCCGTATTGGCCAGCGGCCGCGAAGCCGAGATCCTGGTCGCCCCGTTTCAGTTTCGCTGTACCCCATTGCCGCGCGCGGGCACCGTGCCCGCCTTGAACGAGATGGCACAGGAGGCCACCGCATGA
- a CDS encoding GntR family transcriptional regulator: MEYRTKEEQVADYLRERIISGVFPRGSRLKQAEIAEQLKLSITPVREALKLLEAEGYISGDSYRGARVVPFDAGASAEILQLRLLLESQLVRAAVERITTQDITELRVLANDFAKAFETGDRAIARGINYRFHRQLYDIAQLPQTLHFVQILWARYPFDLINSASNRGQDAVREHEEILQAFASGDASAAMLAMRKHIESGWTVLKSLSEPGG; the protein is encoded by the coding sequence ATGGAATACCGTACGAAAGAGGAACAAGTCGCGGATTACTTGCGAGAGCGCATTATCTCGGGCGTATTTCCGCGCGGGTCGCGCTTGAAGCAGGCCGAGATCGCAGAACAATTGAAGCTAAGCATCACGCCGGTGCGCGAGGCGCTCAAGCTGCTTGAAGCCGAAGGCTATATCAGCGGCGATTCCTATCGAGGCGCCCGCGTCGTGCCCTTCGATGCCGGCGCATCCGCTGAAATCCTGCAACTGCGCCTGTTGCTGGAATCGCAACTGGTGCGCGCCGCCGTCGAAAGAATCACCACGCAAGACATCACCGAACTGCGCGTATTGGCCAATGACTTCGCCAAAGCCTTCGAAACCGGCGACCGCGCCATTGCGCGCGGCATCAATTACCGCTTCCACCGCCAGCTCTACGACATTGCGCAGTTGCCGCAAACCTTGCACTTCGTGCAGATCCTGTGGGCGCGTTATCCGTTTGATTTGATCAATTCCGCGTCGAATCGCGGCCAGGATGCCGTGCGGGAACACGAAGAGATCCTGCAAGCGTTTGCCTCGGGGGATGCGTCAGCGGCCATGCTGGCGATGCGCAAGCATATTGAGTCGGGGTGGACGGTGTTGAAGTCGTTGAGCGAGCCGGGCGGCTGA
- a CDS encoding ABC transporter ATP-binding protein: MNAHAMASGEALIVEDLSLSFGGIQVLQHIGLQLKAGEITGLIGPNGAGKTSFFNCLTGLYAPQQGSISLAGRRLEGVPPAGRAALGFSRSFQHVALCPELTVAENVMVGVDRQSSAGWLDAFLPLPRGKAERAHNRDRALAALERLGVADVADAYPSQLPPGVLRLTEIARAIAGKPRVLLLDEPAAGLNSIETSDLSAALTRLRAPDLVLVVVEHDMDLIMEVCDTIHVLNVGRLLASGEPAQIRLNPDVVRVYLGDDDE; this comes from the coding sequence ATGAACGCACACGCCATGGCGTCCGGCGAGGCGCTGATCGTTGAAGACCTGTCGCTGTCGTTCGGCGGCATCCAGGTGCTGCAACACATCGGGCTGCAACTGAAGGCCGGTGAAATCACGGGTTTGATCGGCCCCAACGGTGCGGGCAAAACCAGTTTCTTCAATTGCCTGACCGGCTTGTATGCGCCGCAGCAGGGCAGCATCAGTCTGGCGGGCCGGCGCTTGGAAGGCGTACCGCCCGCGGGGCGCGCCGCGCTGGGCTTTTCTCGCAGCTTTCAACACGTGGCGCTGTGCCCGGAACTGACCGTGGCCGAGAACGTCATGGTGGGGGTGGACAGGCAGTCATCCGCCGGTTGGCTCGACGCCTTCCTGCCTTTGCCGCGCGGCAAGGCGGAACGCGCCCACAACCGCGATCGCGCCTTGGCCGCCTTGGAGCGGCTGGGCGTGGCGGACGTGGCCGATGCCTATCCCTCGCAGTTGCCGCCCGGTGTGTTGCGCCTGACCGAGATTGCCCGGGCCATTGCCGGCAAGCCTCGCGTGCTGTTGCTGGATGAGCCGGCCGCCGGACTGAATTCCATCGAGACCAGCGACCTGTCCGCCGCGCTGACACGCTTGCGCGCGCCCGATCTGGTGCTGGTCGTGGTGGAGCACGACATGGACCTGATCATGGAAGTCTGCGACACCATTCATGTGTTGAACGTGGGCCGTTTGCTGGCATCCGGCGAGCCGGCGCAGATCCGGCTGAACCCGGATGTGGTGCGCGTCTATCTGGGAGACGACGATGAATGA